In the genome of Coraliomargarita algicola, one region contains:
- a CDS encoding MBL fold metallo-hydrolase: MEIIFLGTGTSQGVPMIAQPEGEGCDMNNPKNWRTRTSIHVEMGGHHIQVDAAPEFRMQCIQHGLDQIDTFILTHGHADHILGMDDLRRFCDLNGGEALPVYSSEEGLTRIQQIFPYAILDKPLVKGYPAFKLARMPKTLELPGGTVESVSLPHGAIKVLGLVFTEAETGKQFTYFTDCKEVGEEARLIAEGSDVVILDGLRPNPHPSHMTIDEATKTAQEMDAPISFLTHMTYMVDHDTTEASLPENIHLAYDGLRVSW, translated from the coding sequence ATGGAGATCATCTTTTTAGGAACAGGCACCTCGCAGGGGGTGCCTATGATTGCGCAGCCTGAGGGCGAAGGCTGCGATATGAACAACCCGAAGAATTGGCGCACACGTACCTCGATTCATGTAGAGATGGGGGGGCATCACATTCAAGTCGATGCTGCACCAGAGTTTCGTATGCAATGTATCCAGCATGGTTTGGACCAAATCGATACCTTCATCCTCACGCATGGCCACGCAGACCATATTCTCGGTATGGATGATCTGCGCCGTTTCTGTGATCTGAATGGGGGCGAGGCTTTGCCCGTTTATAGTAGTGAGGAGGGCTTGACGCGTATTCAGCAAATTTTCCCTTATGCAATTTTGGATAAGCCGTTGGTGAAGGGCTATCCCGCGTTTAAATTAGCGCGTATGCCTAAAACTTTGGAGTTACCCGGCGGCACTGTGGAGTCCGTGTCTCTGCCACATGGAGCGATCAAAGTGCTGGGGCTCGTCTTCACGGAGGCTGAGACCGGTAAGCAATTTACCTATTTCACTGATTGCAAAGAAGTGGGGGAAGAGGCACGCCTGATCGCTGAGGGCTCGGATGTCGTGATCCTCGATGGCTTGCGCCCGAATCCGCATCCCTCACACATGACGATTGATGAGGCCACTAAGACGGCGCAGGAGATGGATGCCCCGATTTCATTTTTGACCCATATGACTTACATGGTCGACCATGATACGACCGAAGCCTCGCTACCTGAAAATATCCACTTGGCCTACGATGGCCTGCGGGTGAGCTGGTAG